Genomic window (Haladaptatus caseinilyticus):
TTTTGTTTTCTTCCTGATCCGGGACGAGAGCAGTATCGCGGACTGGTTCCGGAGGACGGTTGCCGACGAGGAGACCACGACGTACGAGTATCTGGATGCGGTTGACCGCGGATTGAACTCGGTCTTCTTCGGTTACACACTGACTATCTTCGTCATCATCGTCGTCTCCGCGATAATTTACAACGGCTTTAATCTCATCTCGCCGCCGAGGATGGCGATTCCACAGACCATGCTCGTCGCCGTTGCAACCGGACTCGCAACCCTCATTCCGCTTGTTGGGCGCTCCATCGTGTACTTGACCGTCGTCCTCTATCTCGCTATCATTGCGATCGAAACCAACCTGACCCGGCTTTGGTTCCCTATTCTCTTTTACGCATTTATGGCGTTCGTGTTCGACAACGTCATCCGAACGTACGTGCGACCGTACCTCTCCGGTCGGATGTTCCACACCGGACTTATCATGTTCGCATATCTCCTCGGCCCACCGATCTTTGGCTGGTACGGTATCTTCCTCGGACCACTGATAATGGTCATCGCCGTCCAATTCCTGTGGAAGGTATTTCCGAACATTCTCCCCGGTACGTCGTCTGCAACCGATGTATCAACGGTGAACGAGGAAGCTCAGTCGCCGGACGGACCGATACCACCGGGCCACGGAGGTGATCGGACGGGGGCAAAACCGGACGACCAAGACCGTGGGGACTCTACGCCGTGACTACCGTAGTTCGTTTTCGCCGACGACGAGCGCGTTCGAAATCAGGTTTTTATACGCTCGACGGAGACGCTCCGATAGCGCCTGATGTGAGATTCCGAGGCTGTCGGACAGCTCTTCACCCGATATTTCCCGCGGGATGTCGTAGTAGCCCGCTTCGAGCGCGGCCATGAGCGTTTCGTACTGTTCTTCGGTGAGTCCGTACTGCCCCCGCCGTGGTGATTCGTCTATCTGATATATCTGCTCGATTTCGAGGGGGATATCGTTCTCTTCGCAGAACTCGTACGTCGCCGACAGCGAGTCCCGGTCGGGGAACAGAATCCTGAGTTGCCAGCCATCGTCCTTCCCGTTCGCATCGATGATGGTGCCACTCTCCTCGACGAGGATGTGAATCGCGAACTTAGTTCTGCCAACCCACGACATCCGGTACAGCCTTTCTTCCTCCAAATCCACGAGCAGTTCGACGTTGTCCGTCGTCGGGTCGTCTTCGAGCGCCGCTTGGAGCGCTTCGAACTGGTCCGGCTCCGCCGACGCCCAGATGTATGGCATGACCCGTTCGGGTTCGGTGGCGACGACGCGCTCGACTTCGAACTCGACTTCCGGAACTCGCTCGAGTGTCGTCTGCAGTGCGAACCCTGAGGCTGGAATTCCCACGATGGCGATAGTACTCATACCACTCTCTAGGCACCTCGGGGGAATGACTCTGCTGGCGGATGTGTGCTATTTTGTCTCTACTGGAATGTGCAGGCGGTACGCTCTTTATGGCGCGTCAGAGTTCACCGTATGATGGACGATTCCGAAAATCTGTCTCCACTAGAAGTTTTACGTGAAGCGGCACTCACCGGCGTGACCGTCGTCGTTCCGCTGCTCATCACTGTGTACGTTCTCGTTGTCCTGCTCACTTTCGTTGCGGACATCCTTCGACCGCTGCTCGAGTTCGTTTCCCTCTCTTCGATTTACGTTCTGGGTGGCGTTACTGCGGCAACCGTTTCCGCGCTGATTTTGGTTATCGGATTCATCGCACATTCGCCGATGGGCGAGCGTGCAATCGACAACTTCGACGAAGCCATCAGCCGCGTACCGGGGCTCGGCACCGTCTACCGGAGCTTTCGACGGATGGGCGATGCCATGATAGAGAGCGATGCCGACCACTTTCGTGACGTCAAACTCCTCGAATTTCCCACTGACGGAGCCTACACGTTCGCGTTCGTAACGGCGGAAACCCCGGAGGGAATCGAAAGAGCGGTCGGTGAAGGCTCCATGACGACCGTCTTTCTCCCGATGGCTCCAAATCCAGTCATGGGTGGGTTCGTCGTCAACGTCCCCGACGATCAACTCGTGGATATCGATCTAACGCTCGAAGAAGCGTTCCGGGGAATCGTTACCAGTGGCGTCGGAATCGACGAAATGGACGCCGGTGGGAACGGCCTTTCCGAAGAGGAACTTCGCCAGCTGACCGGATATGACGTCGCAAAACGGCAGAAACGAACTTAGCGGGCCAACGACGCAAGCGCGCCAGCGAGTATCCGTGTCGCTGCGGCACAGTCGTCCCATTCAGTCCATTCGGCGGGATTGTGTGAGATCCCGTCTCGCGACCGGGCGAAAAGCATCGCCGTATCGGTTTCTTTCGCGATATGCATCGTGTCGTGGGCGGCCCCGGAATGAAGGTCGAGAAGTTCGATATCGGCTTCGTCACCTGCATCGTGCACTGCTCGCCGACAGCGGTCGCTCATCACTATCGGTTCGACATCGAACTCCCGGACGAATCCGGTTTCCACACCTCGCTCCGACTCGAGACGGTCCAGCGAATCCTGCGCCAGCGAGACAAGTTCATTCATCGCATCATAGGAAACGTCTCGAATATCGACACCCATTTCGACCGCTCCGGGAACGACGTTTGTCGCGTTCGGACGAACGTCTAGTTTACCGACCGTGCCGACCGTCGTCTCTCCGATCTCGTCGGCACCTCGTTCCACATCCTGTACGAACTCGCTCGCGGCGACGAGCGCATCGGTTCGTTCGTCCATTGGAGTCGCCCCGGCGTGATTCGCCTCCCCGAAGACTTCTACATGGCAGTGTGTGATCCCGGTAATCGTCGTTACGACGCCGACCGGCAAGTCGGCGCGTTCGAGGCGTTTACTCTGTTCGACGTGGAGTTCGAGCCACGAATCCCACTCGCTTGCGTCGATCCTCCCTTCGCCACGGAATCCCATCGTTTCGAGCGCATCTTCCAGCGTTGTCTGCCCGTCCTGCAGCGCGAGGGCCTCCTCGACCGATCGCTCGCCAACTGCGACCGACGACCCGAGCAGTCCGTCGGCGAATCGTTGACCTTCCTCCTCGGTGAAGGAGACAACTTCGACCGGTCGACTCGGTTCGATACCCGCATCCTGCATCGCCCGTACCGCTTCCAGTGCGGCGTAGACGCCGAGTGGCCCATCGAAGACACCTCCCTCCGGAACCGAATCGAGGTGGCTCCCTGCCGCGACGGCGTCCGCATCCGGGGCCGCAGTTTCGGGCGTCCACCGCCCGACGATGGTGCCGACCGCGTCCACTCGCACATCCAGTCCGGCGTCTTCGAGTCGCTCGACGAAGTACTCACGTACTTGGCGATTTGCTTCGGTTCCAGTGAGAACGGTTCGTCCGTGACCGTCTACATCGAGCGCGCCGAACTCGGCGTTCGTTTCGATATCGTTCCTGAGTCGTTGGCTATCGATTTTCATGACTCTGGGAAGGGTTTCGACGGGTAATAAGAGAGGGGATGTCTGGCATGCTCTGCCGGAAAGAGTATCCCACAACTGTCTCCTCCCGGTGAATGTTTCGATAGATGATGTTATTTTCCGCCATCCGCTTCCCGTGAGATGGGGCAGGGTTTAGACGATGGGGATGGTATCAGTGGATATGGCCGCCAGCCACTCGGTGACGGAGTCCGACGAGGGGCCGAGAGACGCCGTGACGCTGACCGACGTTCGGAGGACGTACCACCTCGGAGAACCGGTTCACGCGCTGGACGGCGTCTCGTTGTCGATTCCACGGGGCTCGTACACCGCAGTCATGGGACCGAGTGGGTCGGGAAAAAGTACCCTCCTCAATCTCATCGGCTGTCTCGACACCCCGACGGAGGGGATGGTTCACGTCAACGGGCGAAAAGTGACGGGACTCTCCGATGGCGAACGGACGGACGTTCGTGGAGAGGAGATTGGCTTCGTTTTCCAGACCTTCAACTTGATGCCGCGATTGACTGCTCGCGAGAACATCGCGCTTCCCCTCGTTTTTCAGGGGATTTCCCGCTCTGAACGACAGGAACGCGCCGACGACCTGCTCTACAAAGTCGGGCTTCGCGGGAGGGGCGACCACCGTCCGAACGAACTGTCGGGTGGGCAACGCCAACGTGTCGCCATCGCTCGCGCGCTGGCGAACGACCCTGCGATTATTCTGGCCGACGAACCGACCGGCAACCTCGACAGCGAGACGGGCCAACAGATCATGGGTCTCTTCGAGGAACTCAACGACGACGGCCACACCGTTTTGATGGTGACTCACGAGCGCAATATCGCGGAACACGCGGAACGTATCGTTCACATTCTGGACGGCACCATCGAGCGCGTGGAAGAAATCGAGGTTCCGCGCCGGGTCGAAGAGACACACTAGATCGACTGCCACACGAACAATCAAGCAGTCCCCCCGCCAACTCGGTTCCATGCATATTGCGTTCGTCGCATACGACGGCATGACCGTGCTCGATTTCGTCGGCATCTACGATCCACTAACTCGGCTCGATACGATGGGATTTCGGAACGACGTGTCGTGGGACGTTTGCGCCCGAACCGACCGCGTCACCGCGAATGCGGGCCTCGAAATCGTTCCCGACGTCGTGGACGAACCACTCTCGGGGTACGACATGCTGGTGGTGCCGGGCGGATTCGTCGCCCGTGACCTAGCCGAGAACGACGAGTTCACCTCGTGGTTGGCGACCGCGGATGCGGAGTGGATCGCCTCGGTCTGCACGGGGTCGCTCCCCCTCGGGGCCGCGGGATTTCTGGAGGGAAAACGCGCGACCACGCACCCCGACGCCTACGATCGACTAGCCGAGTACTGTGAGGTTGTCGAAGAACGCGTCGTTCGGGACGGACGGGTCGTGACGGCGGGCGGTGTTACGTCCGGTATCGACCTCGGTCTGTGGCTCTGTGCCGAATTGACCGACGAGTCGATCCGTGACGAAATCAAGACACAGATGGACTATCCGTATTAGCAGGTCGTCATTCCGGATGGCGGTACCGCGGTCCTATAGTGCGGTTCTCG
Coding sequences:
- a CDS encoding DJ-1/PfpI family protein, coding for MHIAFVAYDGMTVLDFVGIYDPLTRLDTMGFRNDVSWDVCARTDRVTANAGLEIVPDVVDEPLSGYDMLVVPGGFVARDLAENDEFTSWLATADAEWIASVCTGSLPLGAAGFLEGKRATTHPDAYDRLAEYCEVVEERVVRDGRVVTAGGVTSGIDLGLWLCAELTDESIRDEIKTQMDYPY
- a CDS encoding helix-turn-helix domain-containing protein encodes the protein MSTIAIVGIPASGFALQTTLERVPEVEFEVERVVATEPERVMPYIWASAEPDQFEALQAALEDDPTTDNVELLVDLEEERLYRMSWVGRTKFAIHILVEESGTIIDANGKDDGWQLRILFPDRDSLSATYEFCEENDIPLEIEQIYQIDESPRRGQYGLTEEQYETLMAALEAGYYDIPREISGEELSDSLGISHQALSERLRRAYKNLISNALVVGENELR
- a CDS encoding Zn-dependent hydrolase; the protein is MKIDSQRLRNDIETNAEFGALDVDGHGRTVLTGTEANRQVREYFVERLEDAGLDVRVDAVGTIVGRWTPETAAPDADAVAAGSHLDSVPEGGVFDGPLGVYAALEAVRAMQDAGIEPSRPVEVVSFTEEEGQRFADGLLGSSVAVGERSVEEALALQDGQTTLEDALETMGFRGEGRIDASEWDSWLELHVEQSKRLERADLPVGVVTTITGITHCHVEVFGEANHAGATPMDERTDALVAASEFVQDVERGADEIGETTVGTVGKLDVRPNATNVVPGAVEMGVDIRDVSYDAMNELVSLAQDSLDRLESERGVETGFVREFDVEPIVMSDRCRRAVHDAGDEADIELLDLHSGAAHDTMHIAKETDTAMLFARSRDGISHNPAEWTEWDDCAAATRILAGALASLAR
- a CDS encoding AI-2E family transporter, producing MKIWSERDSDGIAIGWWLFGIAIAIVLVVSLDTYLGWVVFGLFLYYVARPISRWLQRRGLSASLASLLTLALIILPFVGLLGAIVVISFGQLSTIRPEDIEQLARTLFPGLDIKTIPTEPTQLYDSATQLLREPSVQNLLSQFGGFVGTFATQVYNLFLALVFVFFLIRDESSIADWFRRTVADEETTTYEYLDAVDRGLNSVFFGYTLTIFVIIVVSAIIYNGFNLISPPRMAIPQTMLVAVATGLATLIPLVGRSIVYLTVVLYLAIIAIETNLTRLWFPILFYAFMAFVFDNVIRTYVRPYLSGRMFHTGLIMFAYLLGPPIFGWYGIFLGPLIMVIAVQFLWKVFPNILPGTSSATDVSTVNEEAQSPDGPIPPGHGGDRTGAKPDDQDRGDSTP
- a CDS encoding DUF502 domain-containing protein, which translates into the protein MMDDSENLSPLEVLREAALTGVTVVVPLLITVYVLVVLLTFVADILRPLLEFVSLSSIYVLGGVTAATVSALILVIGFIAHSPMGERAIDNFDEAISRVPGLGTVYRSFRRMGDAMIESDADHFRDVKLLEFPTDGAYTFAFVTAETPEGIERAVGEGSMTTVFLPMAPNPVMGGFVVNVPDDQLVDIDLTLEEAFRGIVTSGVGIDEMDAGGNGLSEEELRQLTGYDVAKRQKRT
- a CDS encoding ABC transporter ATP-binding protein — its product is MAASHSVTESDEGPRDAVTLTDVRRTYHLGEPVHALDGVSLSIPRGSYTAVMGPSGSGKSTLLNLIGCLDTPTEGMVHVNGRKVTGLSDGERTDVRGEEIGFVFQTFNLMPRLTARENIALPLVFQGISRSERQERADDLLYKVGLRGRGDHRPNELSGGQRQRVAIARALANDPAIILADEPTGNLDSETGQQIMGLFEELNDDGHTVLMVTHERNIAEHAERIVHILDGTIERVEEIEVPRRVEETH